The Panicum hallii strain FIL2 chromosome 9, PHallii_v3.1, whole genome shotgun sequence genome has a window encoding:
- the LOC112874100 gene encoding pentatricopeptide repeat-containing protein At1g09820-like: protein MASLLLRRRHAAHPSAAAASTRLLRAFSALPDVDPSASPAATRTPAAPTPTSAVLDLQLAVRAEADPARIHSLVASALSNHDLPRLHTSRHLFSLATSRLTRLRRPDLAASLLHQLLASAPPSPGLLARALSLFPGPDDALRAFSASPPAARSDVSLSALLSALLRAGRLDDLKSTFASAESSLGVAPARASHNVLLHALVKNSELAAARKLLDEMANKKLKHRPAPDIISYNTVLAGYSVQGDEEGFEKLLKEISASKLEPNVVTYNCRIQWFAKKGETVKGEELLDVMESKEVAPNYLTYNALVQGYCKEGNVGPAMRVFKRMKVMKRREGRSDLGVSAHSQTYVVLFRSLVEKEKLDDALWICKSCFAMKAAPPFEAVKGLVEGLVKSGRSEEARNVVAKMDLLVKGDAKLAWGKVVGELSLEDGAPSSNP from the coding sequence ATGGcgtccctcctcctccgccgccgccacgccgcgcacccaagcgccgccgccgcttccaccCGCCTGCTTCGCGCCTTCTCCGCGCTCCCCGACGTTGATCCCTCGGCGTCCCCCGCCGCAACCCGTACCCCGGCCGCTCCCACCCCCACCTCCGCGGTGCTCGACCTCCAGCTCGCCGTCCGCGCCGAGGCCGACCCGGCCCGCATCCACTCCCTCGTCGCCTCCGCGCTCTCCAACCACGACCTCCCGCGCCTCCACACCTCGCGCCACCTCTTCTCCCTGGCCACCTCCCGCCtgacccgcctccgccgccccgacCTCGCCGCCTCGCTCCTCCACCAGCTCctcgcctccgcgccgccctccCCGGGCCTCCTGGCGCGCGCGCTTTCCCTCTTCCCGGGCCCCGATGACGCGCTCCGGGCCTTCTCCGCctcgccccccgccgcccgctccgACGTCTCGCTCTCGGCGCTCCTGTCCGCGCTCCTCCGTGCCGGCCGCCTCGACGACCTCAAGTCCACCTTCGCCTCCGCGGAGTCCTCGCTCGGGgtcgcgcccgcccgcgcctcccaCAACGTGCTCCTTCACGCGCTGGTCAAGAACTCCGAGCTCGCTGCTGCCCGTAAGCTGCTCGACGAAATGGCCAACAAGAAGTTGAAGCACCGCCCTGCCCCGGACATCATATCCTACAACACTGTCCTTGCTGGGTACTCCGTGCAGGGTGATGAGGAGGGATTTGAGAAGCTTCTGAAGGAGATCAGTGCGAGCAAGCTGGAGCCAAATGTTGTCACCTACAACTGCCGGATACAGTGGTTCGCCAAGAAAGGCGAGACAGTCAAGGGGGAGGAGCTGCTTGATGTGATGGAAtcgaaggaggtggcgcctaaTTACCTTACCTACAATGCTCTCGTACAGGGATACTGCAAGGAGGGGAATGTTGGGCCAGCGATGCGGGTGTTCAAGAGGATGAAGGTCATGAAGAGGCGGGAGGGGAGAAGTGACTTGGGTGTGTCTGCACATTCACAGACATATGTGGTGCTGTTTAGGAGCTTGGTGGAGAAAGAGAAGCTTGATGACGCACTGTGGATTTGTAAGAGCTGCTTTGCGATGAAGGCAGCACCACCATTTGAGGCTGTTAAGGGTTTGGTTGAGGGGTTGGTGAAGAGTGGGAGGTCTGAAGAGGCTAGGAATGTTGTTGCAAAGATGGATTTACTTGTGAAAGGTGATGCTAAGCTTGCTTGGGGGAAGGTTGTTGGTGAACTGTCTCTTGAAGATGGAGCACCAAGTTCAAATCCATGA
- the LOC112874104 gene encoding type III polyketide synthase A, with translation MSGSVVSRGANGKSQSSRGKAMLLALGKGLPDQVLPQEKVVESYLQDSSCDDPATRAKLERLCKTTTVRTRYTVMTKEILDEHPELKTEGIPTLTPRLDICNAAVIDLGAAAARAALDDWGRPAADITHLVYISSSELRLPGGDLHLAARLGLSPNTVRTSLLFLGCSGGAAALRTAKDIAENNPGSRVLVTAAETTVLGFRPPSYDRPYDLVGAALFGDGASAVIVGAGPMTPAENPFLELEFSTQEFLPGTDKVIDGKISEEGINFKLGRDLPEKIESRIEGFCRTLMDQVGIKDFNDVFWAVHPGGPAILNRLEFCLELQPEKLKISRKALMNYGNVSSNTIFYVLEYLRDELKKGAIREEWGLILAFGPGITFEGLLVRGVN, from the exons ATGTCCGGCAGCGTCGTCAGCAGGGGCGCCAATGGCAAGAGCCAGAGCTCCAGGGGCAAGGCCATGCTGCTCGCCCTGGGGAAGGGCCTCCCTGACCAAGTTCTGCCTCAGGAGAAGGTCGTCGAGAGCTACCTCCAAGACAGCAGCTGCGACGACCCGGCCACCAGGGCGAAGCTCGAACGCCTTT GCAAGACCACTACAGTGAGGACAAGGTACACTGTCATGACCAAGGAGATCCTGGATGAGCATCCAGAGCTGAAGACGGAGGGCATCCCAACACTGACGCCACGCCTTGACATCTGCAACGCTGCGGTGATTGACCTTGGTGCTGCAGCAGCTCGTGCTGCCCTTGACGATTGGGGCCGCCCTGCAGCTGATATCACCCACCTCGTCTACATCTCATCCAGTGAGCTTCGTCTCCCAGGGGGCGACCTTCACCTGGCTGCCCGCCTTGGCCTTAGCCCAAACACCGTGCGCACTTCCCTTCTCTTCCTTGGCTGCTCCGGTGGTGCTGCTGCCCTCCGCACTGCCAAGGACATTGCTGAGAACAACCCAGGGAGCCGTGTCCTAGTAACAGCTGCTGAGACCACTGTGTTAGGTTTCCGGCCCCCGAGTTACGACCGTCCTTATGACCTTGTTGGTGCTGCCCTGTTTGGTGATGGTGCATCAGCTGTGATTGTTGGAGCAGGACCCATGACACCAGCAGAAAATCCTTTCTTGGAGCTTGAGTTCTCGACACAGGAGTTCCTGCCTGGGACTGATAAGGTAATCGATGGCAAGATCTCGGAGGAAGGAATTAATTTCAAACTAGGGCGTGATTTGCCTGAGAAGATTGAAAGTCGGATAGAAGGGTTCTGCAGGACCCTCATGGACCAGGTCGGGATAAAGGACTTCAATGATGTATTTTGGGCTGTGCATCCTGGTGGACCAGCAATACTGAACAGGCTTGAGTTCTGCCTTGAACTTCAGCCAGAGAAGCTCAAGATTAGTAGAAAAGCCTTGATGAACTATGGAAATGTGAGCAGCAACACAATCTTTTATGTGTTGGAGTATTTGAGGGATGAGTTGAAGAAAGGGGCAATAAGAGAAGAGTGGGGGTTGATCTTGGCTTTTGGCCCAGGCATCACCTTCGAAGGACTGCTAGTTCGAGGTGTCAACTGA
- the LOC112874101 gene encoding uncharacterized protein LOC112874101 gives MERRLSAASRRSAPSPIQQLSHLAQRVGAVNLAEGFPDFPAPPHVKAAAAAAIAADHNQYRHVQGISDILAETAKRDHGLDVDPLTDFVICCGQSEAFAAAIFAIIDPGDEVLLFDPAFETYETCIELARGVPVYVPLDPPSWTLNEDEFLKSFTSRTKAVVLNSPHNPTGKVFSKEELHIIAQACQKTDCFAITDEVYEYITYDENKHISLASLPGMQERTIITSSLSKTYSVTGWRIGWACAPASIASAIRNIHVKLTDSAPAPFQEAALIALTSTPDFYSSLKKDYEVRRDFILQLLKDFGFHISFKPQGSVFVFAELPWSWQISDMDFVTNLINDAGVAVVPGRGFFHRNCDGESYHHRYVRFAFCKSDATLMAAALRMRKLADTKGKTWLTGSGRQEDQTASASP, from the exons ATGGAGCGGAGGCTGTCGGCGGCGTCGAGGCGGTCCGCGCCATCGCCCATCCAGCAGCTGTCCCACCTGGCGCAGCGCGTCGGCGCCGTCAACCTCGCCGAGGGCTTCCCGGACTTCCCCGCGCCTCCCCACGtcaaggccgccgccgccgccgccatcgccgccgaccACAACCAGTACAG gCATGTCCAGGGGATCAGCGACATCCTCGCGGAGACGGCGAAACGGGACCACGGCCTCGACGTCGACCCGCTCACGGACTTCGTCATCTGCTGCGGGCAATCGGAAGCGTTCGCCGCTGCCATCTTTGCAA TAATAGATCCAGGGGACGAGGTTCTGCTCTTCGACCCTGCTTTCGAAACGTACGAGACATGCATTGAACTGGCCCGAGGTGTCCCT GTGTATGTGCCTTTGGATCCACCTTCTTGGACTCTGAACGAAGATGAATTCTTGAAATCTTTTACAAGTCGAACGAAGGCGGTGGTCTTGAACAG TCCGCACAATCCAACAGGGAAGGTCTTCAGCAAAGAGGAGTTGCATATTATTGCCCAAGCTTGTCAGAAGACGGACTGCTTTGCAATAACTGATGAG GTTTATGAGTATATTACTTATGATGAGAACAAGCATATCTCACTGGCTTCTCTTCCAGGGATGCAAGAGAGGACCATCATCACATCCTCACTGTCTAAAACTTACAGTGTAACTG GTTGGAGAATTGGGTGGGCTTGTGCTCCAGCAAGCATTGCCTCAGCAATAAGAAATATCCACGTCAAACTAACTGATTCAGCTCCTGCACCATTCCAAGAAGCTGCATTGATCGCACTTACTAGCACACCCGACTTCTATTCGTCCCTGAAAAAA GACTATGAGGTGAGAAGAGACTTCATCCTTCAGCTGCTGAAAGATTTTGGCTTTCACATCAGCTTCAAGCCACAAGGTTCAGTCTTTGTTTTTGCTGAGTTGCCCTGGTCCTGGCAAATTTCTGAT ATGGATTTCGTAACGAACTTGATCAATGACGCCGGTGTGGCAGTCGTGCCTGGCCGTGGGTTCTTCCACAGGAATTGTGACGGTGAAAGCTACCATCACCGGTACGTCAGGTTTGCGTTCTGCAAGAGCGATGCCACACTGATGGCTGCTGCTCTAAGGATGAGAAAGCTGGCGGACACCAAGGGAAAGACGTGGCTTACTGGCAGTGGCAGACAAGAAGATCAGACTGCCTCTGCCTCTCCTTGA